CGGACTCAAAGTCGTCGTTCCTGTTTGGTATCTCCGGTTGCCGTAAGGATCGTAATCAAACGACTGCCGCCACGATTGTTGGTTGCTGCCGAACGATTCGGCCGCGTCGGTCAGGCGATTGAGGGAATCGTATTGATAACTCTGACGGATCTCCGCCAGTCCCCGGTGCTTGATGGTTTGGCTCCGAACCGATCCGTTGTTTTCCGACGACGAGCCGTAGCCAAACCCGATGTCCAGGAGACTCCGGTCGGCGGTCGAGAAACCGAGTCCGACTCTCGTAATCTGCTGGCGCGTGTTGTATTCGGTTGATTCCCAGCGGCCGTTGCCCAACCTCATTTTCTCTACAGACCCGCCCGAATTGTACGAAACCCGGCTAAACAGGACCTGCGGCGCCAGGTTTGCCGTCTGCGAGGTCAGCGATTCGATCTGACCGTTCGCATTGAGAGAGTTTCTCAAGATCCGGCCTGATGGATAGGTTTCCGAGACGAGTTGCCCGGAGAGGTTGTACAAATAGGCCGATTCATACGTTCTACCCTCGGTTGTTTGCAGCGAACTCAAGGGATTGCCGAACGGGTCGAAACTCGTGATTCGCGAGTCAGATAGCGAGGTTGAAACGCGGGTCGCCTTGCCTTTTGCGTTGCTTGGGACGACCGGCAGGCCCGTCCCGTCGAAATAGAGATCGATGTCCGGGGTGGCGTCCGAATAGTCGCGCTTGGTCATTCGGCTCAGCGCGTCGTATGTCGCGGAGACCGAAATCCCGCGCGGATCGGTAGTTTTCACGATATTGCCGGAAGGATCGTACTCGTACCGGGTTGACCAATTCGTGTTGCCGGTTACGGCATCTGTGTACGAATGCGACGGATTCGAATCCTGTTCGGCGTGCTTCGAATAAATGAGCCGTCCGATCGAGTCAAATGCAAAGAACCGTGTTTGTTCGCCCTGAACCGTTTTTCGGATGTTCCCGGCGGCATCGAAGAGATAGTTCGTCACAAGTTGCAGTCCGTCCGGGTCTTCGATCACCCGAATCAGTCGCCCGAGCGAGTCATACATTCCTTTTCGCTTTTTGCCGGACTGGTCGGTGATGGTCTTCGTAGAGGCCGTAAAGTCGCCCATCAACACGCCCCAGTCCGTCGCGACCGTCGAACCGTCCGCCAGGATCACTTTCTTGATCCGGCTCGCCTCGTCGTATTCGTTAGTTGTCCAGGTGATCACCTCGCCGTTTCGATACGGATTGGAGACTCTGCTCAAACGACCGTCGGAATCGAATTCCTTGTCGACGAAGATGTTGCCGCCGGAGTTCATTTCTTCGGTTCGGAACTCCCGGCCGAGTCCGTCAAAATAGGATATTCGTTCCGACCAAATGTTTGAGTCGATCTGGGAACGCGATTTGATCCAGTTGTTCCCGGCCTGGTCGTTGTAGACCGTTTCAGAAACTCCGCCGACCTGAGCGTTTTGAAAGAACGTCTTGGAAGATAGCAACCGCAAAGTGGCGGGGTCGTATTCGAGCCGGAGTTCGAGGCCGTTCATATCCTTGCCGCTGAGTTGCAGTCCGGTCGCCGGATCGAATGTGGATTCGGAGACGAATGCCGTGTTTGAGCCCTTCGCGCCGGATGGGTCGGGAATCGGTGACGTTACCCGTATCGGATACATTCTGTATGTCGGGTCATATTCCGTCACGGTCGAGTTTCCGCGGGCATCGATCGACTCGACACGATTTCCGTCGGCGTCAAACCTCGCTCGCGTCGCGATGTATGACGCAGGGTTCGAGAAATGGCCCGAAGTGCTGTTCCAAACCAAAGACGTCGTTGCGTTCCCGCGACCGGTCTGGGATGAGAATCCCGGTTCATCAAAACGCGTTTCCGATCTCGAGACAATGTTGCCGGAGCCATCGCTCAGTTCGGTCGCGCTAACCAGTCCAACGAGGTTGGCACTGCGATAAATGTCGCGCGTGGTTTGAGGGACCGATGGGTCGTTGATCAGATAGGTGTACTTGACCGTGCGAATCGGCGTTCCCGACAGTCCGCTTCCGGCGTTCACAAAGCCGAAATCACTCACGGATTTGGTGAGCACCGGGACCGACGGTTGGTTCAACTCGGACTCGTTTTCAAAGCCGTAGCTTGTCGTGGCGGAGACGCCGTTGCCGGAGGGATCATATGTCACCGTTTCGATCGCCTTCACACGCGGATGCCAGTCCGCGCTGGCTCCGATGCCCCCGGCGTTCGCGATCGGCAATGCCGTTTTTGCCCAGGTCGTCAGTTTTTTCGAGAAGATCCGATTTGAGGCGTCGACAAGCCGCTCGTCAAAAGCCATTCCGGCAAGCGCGTTCTCGAAACCGAACAGCCCGCCCGAAGATACAGGGGCAAAGCCGCGATATAGCATTCGTTCGGCGCGCGTGCCGTCCGGATTCTTCACCGTGACTTTGAAGACGGCATTGTTGACCGCCTGGGCCGAGAATTCCCATTGGTAAGGATTTTGCGCTGTCGGCGATTCAAAGACCCGGCGGTTCGTGACGCCGCGATTGACCTCGGCATTCGGTCCGGTAAGATCTGTGATCGATCCGACCGTATTCATTGTGAATCTCTCCTCCCCGCCGGTCGGCAAACGGACGAGTTCGATCTCGCCGAAAATGTTGTAACCGAAGCGGTAGAATCCGCCGGTAGGCAATTCGACCGCGGCGAGTACGACCGGATTGAATTCCTGATCGTCGTTAACCACCCAGGCCTCGAATTCCGAATTGAACAGCGACTGTCCCGCAGCGCGCGTCCTCCAAGTGTTGTTTTGGAGGTATTTGTCGCCGATGAATTTCAGTTGCGCATTGAAATCAGTGATCGCGCTCTCTTCCGGTGAGTTGCCCTTGAGCCGCTTCCAGTGAAACCTGTAAGTAACGCTCGATCCGCCGATTCCGGGAAGTGCTAACGTTTGGACGGTCGGTTCGGCGGGCGCCTTCGGTTTGAAAGGAACCGGAATCTGGCGGCCGATGGTGTCCGTCCAATGTCCGTTCGGATAGGCTGCTGAAGGTTCGTGAAACGTGCTGAAGTTCCCGTTCCGTTCGACGAGCTTGTTCGCCTTTCGAATTGTGGCGGAATCGGAGCCGCCGAGCGCCGTGTTGAATTCGTATCGCGAGCCGTCGGGCATATGAACGAAATAGACGTTGTTCGTCCGGTCCTCGAAATAGCGAATGTTCGAGCCGTCAACCGCAAAGTACCATCCGTTCCAATTGGCCGGAAGTGTCGGATCGTTCGGGTCGCACGGGGTTTGCGGATCGTTGTCGTTGCAGTTGCTGAACGGCGGGTATGTCAGAACCGAATCGTTCAAACGCAGTTCGTGGGACTCGCCGCTCGGAAGATGCAGAGAGATGCGACGGACCCAAGCATTTTCCGTGTATTGCGGAGGCGTGTTCGGGGTACATCCCGGATCGTCGCTTCCGGCGGGATTTCCGTTCGAGTTGTAAATGTTGTCGAGGCCGACGTATTCGATGTACGGGACCGCCATACTTGTGGTCCAGCCGGAAGCGCTGTTTTCGGCGAATCGAGCCCGGTTGATCGCGATGCAGGTGTCCGGGTTGTTCACGGCGGGCTGCGAAGCGTTATAGTCAAGCCGCCAGATCTTTGAGGAATAGCTGACGGAGACCGGGACATCGATTCCGCGTCCAGGATATGACCCGAGTGGAATCTCGAATTCCATCCCGAGCGTCGAAGGGTTCACACGTGCCGAACCTCGTAGTGTGAGGTCCGACTTGTTTTCGGTATGCTGTTGCGCAAGCGCCTGCAAGGTGAGCGTAAGCAGCAGAAGCAGGGTCTGAACGATTTGTTTTTTCATAGCATTCAAAATCTCCGTTGTCTTTGTCCGCGTTCAGTCGCGGGTAAGGATGATATTTTTTGGAAACAAAGCTCCCATCGCTTTGTCGGGCTACCTTCGAAAGTAAGCGGGTACCGGAATGTCGCCCGCCGCGCCCCAGGCCTCGCGACGGAGTTGGCCGTCGGAGCTTCTGCGGATGTACCAGTTGCCGTCCGTGTTTCGCCAGACCGCGATATCCGTTCGGCCATCGCCGTCATAGTCGTTCGGAACTTCGATGTCCGCGGCCTGTTGCCAACTCGTATTCTGAAATTGTCCTGTCGAACTGTTTCTGACGACCCAGACGGATCCGTTGCGGACGGCGTGGTCGGCGCGCCCGTCGCCGTCGTAATCGCCGCTGACCGGCTTGCCGCCGGCGTTGCCGAAATTGACCGTTGACGTCTGGCCATTAGAACTGTTTAGGCTGTAGAAACTGGCACTATTCGGCCTCCATACCGCGAGGTCGGCGCGTCCGTCACCGTCGAAGTCCTTTGGATCCGGGATGTCGGACGAAACTCCGAATTGCGTTTGAACCGTGGCGTTGTTTGAACTGCCGAGGGTGTACCAGACGCCGGAGGCCGGCCGGAACACGGCCGGATCGGTTCGTCCGTCGCCGTCGAAATCGGCTGGCGCGGCCTTATCGCCGGCAGCGCCGAAGGTGATCGCGAAATAGGTCGCATCGCTCGAACGCAGTATCCACCACTGATTGCTGGATGGGCGGAAGATGCTGAAGTCGGTCTTCCCGTCGCCGTCAAAATCGCCTTGGACCGGCATATCGCCGTTTGTTCCCCAGGTTTGCGCGACTTGCTGCGATCCCTCGGCACCGCCCATTACCCACCAGGTCCCGGTGGACGGACGCCAAACGGCAAGGTCAACGGGAGGCGCCGCGTAGGCGTTCGCATCGGCGACCAGAAGCAAGCGCGAACCGGCATAAACGTACTCCTTCGCAATTTGCGGAGTCGGAGTCGGCGGCGGCAAGAAGGGATTGACGAGGTCGAGCAAGGAGTTCTCGGGTTCGGTTCGCAGGCGCGCCCGGTTTTCGACCCGCTCTTTTGCCTCCTGTTCAAGAAAGCTGAGTCCGCTTCCAAGTACTCCAAGCGAGACAAATCCGAATATCATCAGGAGGAGCCAGTTTTGCCGGATGAACTTCCGGCCGAAGTGGCGTCGGCCGGGCGAATGATGGTTTAGTCGTCTGAGTTTTTTTGGTTTGAGCATAATTCCCCTTTTTGGTGAAGTCGACGCGTCGCGGAACCGCGGCGCGAGGGCCTTCGGTGACGGTTTACACACGGATTGCGTCCGGGTGTGTCAGAAATTCGCGTTTCGGTACGCGGGTTTAACGACGATTGGTTGAACTTCCGACAATTTCGGAAATTGAATTGGGTGTTGATTTCGTGAAGATCTCGGAAAACAAAATAAACGCAATTGAGTTGTTGAACATAGAGCCTCGCTAAGGTGTTTCACGGACCGTGATGTATCCGTTTGGTTTTGAGTAAAAGACGTGACTTGGATCAGCGTCGTTAATGAGCCTGTTGCGATCCCGAGCCGGGCGATCGCACTTTCTTTCAATGAGTGTCCAAAAAACTATCACGAGTCGAAAAACCTTGTCAACCGCACTTTCGGCACTTGATTAGGTAATCGCTTGCAAATCAAACTCCGAAAACAGTTTACGCGTCGAAAAAAAATCGGCCGGGCGGTTGCGTTGGTTTGAAAAAGGAACTAAAAGAAAGATATGGAACCGAGATCGATCACAATCATTGGCGCGGGCCGCGTCGGAGGGGCGTTCGCCCTCGCGTTGGCGCGTGCCGGACACAGAGTCGATGCGGTAGTGGCCCGCGACCGAGACTTCGCGCGCGACGTCGGATCGTCCAATCTCGTGGATTGGTCAGACAACTTCGCGATCGGCTCCGATATCGTTTTCATCGCCACTCGCGACGCTGAGATCGCGGCGGCGGCGGGTCTCGTCGCTGAGCGCTTGAATAACTCAAAGCCAATTGTATTCCATACCAGCGGCGCGCTTTCGTCTGAGATTCTCTCCGAACTAAGAGATCTCGGATGCTCGATCGGTTCGTTGCACCCGCTGGTTTCGATCAGCGATCCGAAAACGGGCGCACAATCATTTTCCGGTGCTTATTTTTGCCTTGAAGGCGACGGAAAGGCGGTTGCCGCGGGCAATGAGATCGTTGCCGCGCTTGGCGGGATTTCGTTTTCTGTCCCGACGGATTCGAAATCGCTTTATCACGCCTCGGCCGTCGTCGCGTGCGGCCATCTTGTTGCGCTTGTTGACGTTGCGCTCGAAATGCTGGCCGCGTGCGGACTGCCGGAAGAGCACGCGAAAGAAGTCTTGATGCCGCTTATCAGGAGCACCGTCGAGAATCTCTCGAAGCAGAAACCGCAGACCGCGCTGACCGGGCCGTTTGCGCGCGCGGATGTCGATACTGTCGAACGGCATCTC
The DNA window shown above is from Acidobacteriota bacterium and carries:
- a CDS encoding RHS repeat protein, whose product is MKKQIVQTLLLLLTLTLQALAQQHTENKSDLTLRGSARVNPSTLGMEFEIPLGSYPGRGIDVPVSVSYSSKIWRLDYNASQPAVNNPDTCIAINRARFAENSASGWTTSMAVPYIEYVGLDNIYNSNGNPAGSDDPGCTPNTPPQYTENAWVRRISLHLPSGESHELRLNDSVLTYPPFSNCNDNDPQTPCDPNDPTLPANWNGWYFAVDGSNIRYFEDRTNNVYFVHMPDGSRYEFNTALGGSDSATIRKANKLVERNGNFSTFHEPSAAYPNGHWTDTIGRQIPVPFKPKAPAEPTVQTLALPGIGGSSVTYRFHWKRLKGNSPEESAITDFNAQLKFIGDKYLQNNTWRTRAAGQSLFNSEFEAWVVNDDQEFNPVVLAAVELPTGGFYRFGYNIFGEIELVRLPTGGEERFTMNTVGSITDLTGPNAEVNRGVTNRRVFESPTAQNPYQWEFSAQAVNNAVFKVTVKNPDGTRAERMLYRGFAPVSSGGLFGFENALAGMAFDERLVDASNRIFSKKLTTWAKTALPIANAGGIGASADWHPRVKAIETVTYDPSGNGVSATTSYGFENESELNQPSVPVLTKSVSDFGFVNAGSGLSGTPIRTVKYTYLINDPSVPQTTRDIYRSANLVGLVSATELSDGSGNIVSRSETRFDEPGFSSQTGRGNATTSLVWNSTSGHFSNPASYIATRARFDADGNRVESIDARGNSTVTEYDPTYRMYPIRVTSPIPDPSGAKGSNTAFVSESTFDPATGLQLSGKDMNGLELRLEYDPATLRLLSSKTFFQNAQVGGVSETVYNDQAGNNWIKSRSQIDSNIWSERISYFDGLGREFRTEEMNSGGNIFVDKEFDSDGRLSRVSNPYRNGEVITWTTNEYDEASRIKKVILADGSTVATDWGVLMGDFTASTKTITDQSGKKRKGMYDSLGRLIRVIEDPDGLQLVTNYLFDAAGNIRKTVQGEQTRFFAFDSIGRLIYSKHAEQDSNPSHSYTDAVTGNTNWSTRYEYDPSGNIVKTTDPRGISVSATYDALSRMTKRDYSDATPDIDLYFDGTGLPVVPSNAKGKATRVSTSLSDSRITSFDPFGNPLSSLQTTEGRTYESAYLYNLSGQLVSETYPSGRILRNSLNANGQIESLTSQTANLAPQVLFSRVSYNSGGSVEKMRLGNGRWESTEYNTRQQITRVGLGFSTADRSLLDIGFGYGSSSENNGSVRSQTIKHRGLAEIRQSYQYDSLNRLTDAAESFGSNQQSWRQSFDYDPYGNRRYQTGTTTLSPTVATKVSNPLIQSHDNRLKRDQDGDNLVDFGYDPAGNLVLDAENKRFVFDAENRLKEFFKSDNLSSSPDAIYGYDGDGKRVLKMTAAEKTVFVYNAFGKLVAEYSTVVPSQPKTSYLTADHLGSPRVVTDGGGFVVSRHDYLAFGHEISDTVGNVGGRRIVDGYGRSDEIRNRYTGYERDSESGLDFAQARYYDAGRGRFTSVDPLTSSASLKDPQTFNRYSYALNSPYKFVDPLGLISSSTGANGGNSDNGPRKPRRLKPKTRQVPKGLEPNPNVVVPKNVQQEAKTSVLPAKTNPGGKEVQAMLPSSMVDLQTDLANFTYTQVGAATSQSVANSRFGSIQPEQVKVTETLSESSEKTESSETAVTAEVSQEPNLSVTSGSGSADSQSKTGTSELEVSGRSTDMSGVLNNVSNQTNLAITNYLNANSDANGMMRFTLVDQNNVRSRGVVHRDQVGSYLRDFVTRIRAQAYHDFGGR
- a CDS encoding VCBS repeat-containing protein — protein: MIFGFVSLGVLGSGLSFLEQEAKERVENRARLRTEPENSLLDLVNPFLPPPTPTPQIAKEYVYAGSRLLLVADANAYAAPPVDLAVWRPSTGTWWVMGGAEGSQQVAQTWGTNGDMPVQGDFDGDGKTDFSIFRPSSNQWWILRSSDATYFAITFGAAGDKAAPADFDGDGRTDPAVFRPASGVWYTLGSSNNATVQTQFGVSSDIPDPKDFDGDGRADLAVWRPNSASFYSLNSSNGQTSTVNFGNAGGKPVSGDYDGDGRADHAVRNGSVWVVRNSSTGQFQNTSWQQAADIEVPNDYDGDGRTDIAVWRNTDGNWYIRRSSDGQLRREAWGAAGDIPVPAYFRR
- a CDS encoding DUF2520 domain-containing protein is translated as MEPRSITIIGAGRVGGAFALALARAGHRVDAVVARDRDFARDVGSSNLVDWSDNFAIGSDIVFIATRDAEIAAAAGLVAERLNNSKPIVFHTSGALSSEILSELRDLGCSIGSLHPLVSISDPKTGAQSFSGAYFCLEGDGKAVAAGNEIVAALGGISFSVPTDSKSLYHASAVVACGHLVALVDVALEMLAACGLPEEHAKEVLMPLIRSTVENLSKQKPQTALTGPFARADVDTVERHLAAFDGRTSEIAKEIYLDLAVRSLDLAAKNGIGGARADKLREMILLAKSDLKC